A part of Lathamus discolor isolate bLatDis1 chromosome 17, bLatDis1.hap1, whole genome shotgun sequence genomic DNA contains:
- the ZMIZ2 gene encoding zinc finger MIZ domain-containing protein 2 isoform X4: MNPMNPMKPSLPPAPHGDGSFAYEAVPWQPSTNQPAGSLSVVTTVWGVSNTSQSQVFGSPMGPGGSSSSTPLLPGIAGTGSGMSSPPFLPQQPFAEGAPGKGYVQPGVYSRSTYPGGPGFAAGYAGSPGGPGGMGLPSHASRPPTDFTQAAAAAAVAAAAATATATATATVAALQEKQSQELSQYGAMGAGQPFSSQFLPHAGPRGPAGMSPASMAGVMASSGISPVSMSPARAPGASALYGGQRVPQHSYPGPTPSQQLPRQGLKRAYSNEGYPAQQYLQGGQYTAAGAQYAPSAPQPSAPSPSYPGHRLQQGMSQYLSTSGSAGPYYKPADQFNGQNAGFGTYSQAAVNGDVKSPFLPDMKPSVTSLHPSPSGPAPGEELRLTFPVRDGVVLEPFRLQHNLAVSNHVFQLRDSVYKTLMMRPDLELQFKCYHHEDRQMNTNWPASVQVSVNATPLTIERGDNKTSHKPLYLKHVCQPGRNTIQITVTACCCSHLFVLQLVHRPSVRSVLQGLIKKRLLPAEHCITKIKRNFSSGTIPGTPGPNGEDGVEQTAIKVSLKCPITFRRIQLPARGHDCRHIQCFDLESYLQLNCERGTWRCPVCNKTALLEGLEVDQYMLGILIYIQNSEHEEITIDPTCSWKPVPVKPDIHVKEEPEGPVLKRCRTLSPTHMVLPSIMEMIAALGPSSAPFPALPPTPAGAAADYGAPVNCFSPAGSSFPGPGGFPEPFPPPGPPGTPTLSDFAPGPPPISYQSNIPGGLLAPEKPPGPPLPTQLPPPGRMEPSHPPVQPGLHNPAPGSQPAQPLHHRNAPARPPLGPPRPAHATDLSFPTAPGMAGTGDGSEPALDLLPELTNPDELLSYLGPPDLPSSSNDDLLSLFENN, translated from the exons ATGAACCCCATGAACCCCATGAAACCCTCCCTGCCGCCCGCACCCCACGG TGATGGTTCATTTGCATATGAGGCTGTTCCTTGGCAACCGAGCACCAATCAGCCGGCGGGATCCCTCTCCGTGGTAACCACCGTCTGGGGTGTCAGCAACACCTCCCAGAGCCAG GTTTTTGGCAGCCCCATGGGTCCCGGGggaagcagctccagcaccccGCTGCTGCCTGGTATAGCTGGCACGGGCTCAGGTATGAGCTCGCCGCCATTCCTGCCACAGCAGCCCTTTGCTGAGGGGGCACCTGGGAAGGGCTACGTGCAGCCGGGCGTCTACAGCCGCAGCACCTACCCTGGCGGGCCGGGTTTCGCTGCCGG CTATGCTGGCAGCCCTGGTGGCCCCGGTGGGATGGGGCTCCCCTCGCATGCCAGCCGGCCCCCCACCGATTTcacccaggcagctgctgctgctgctgtggccgCCGCCGCTGCCACAGCCACGGCCACAGCTACAGCGACGgtggcagcactgcaggagaagcagagccaggagctgaGCCAGTACGGTGCG ATGGGTGCTGGGCAGCCCTTCAGTAGCCAGTTCCTGCCTCATGCCGGACCCCGTGGCCCTGCCGGCATGAGCCCGGCTAGCATGGCAGGTGTCATGGCTTCCTCCGGCATCTCCCCTGTGAGCATGAGCCCCGCACGGGCACCTGGTGCCAGTGCTCTGTATGGAGGGCAGCGGGTACCCCAGCACAGTTACCCTGGTCCCACCCCGAGCCAGCAGCTCCCCCGCCAGGGCCTCAAGCGGGCGTACTCCAACGAG GGGTACCCAGCCCAGCAGTACCTCCAGGGCGGGCAGTACACTGCAGCTGGGGCCCAGTATGCTCCCAGCGCCCCCCAGCCCTCTGCTCCGTCACCCTCCTACCCTGgccacaggctgcagcagggcatgAGCCAGTACCTCTCCACCTCGGGCAGCGCTGGACCCTATTACAAG CCGGCTGACCAGTTCAATGGGCAAAATGCTGGCTTTGGCACCTACAGCCAGGCAGCCGTCAATGGG GACGTCAAGTCACCCTTCCTGCCAGACATGAAGCCCAGCGTCACCTCCCTGCACCCGTCCCCCTCGG GGCCGGCGCCCGGCGAGGAGCTGCGGCTGACGTTCCCGGTGCGGGATGGCGTGGTGCTGGAGCCCTTCCGCCTGCAGCACAACCTGGCCGTTAGCAACCATGTCTTCCAGCTGCGCGACTCCGTGTACAAGACCCTCATGATGAG GCCTGACCTGGAACTGCAGTTCAAGTGCTACCACCATGAGGACCGGCAGATGAACACCAACTGGCCAGCCTCTGTGCAAGTGAGCGTCAACGCCACGCCACTCACCATTGAGCGCGGCGACAACAAGACCTCCCACAAACCACTCTACCTGAAGCACGTCTGCCAGCCCGGCAGGAACACCATCCAGATCACtgtcactgcctgctgctgc TCCCACCTCTTTGTCCTGCAGCTGGTGCACCGGCCCTCGGTGCGCTCAGTGCTGCAGGGTCTCATCAAGAAGCGtctgctccctgctgagcaCTGCATCACCAAAA TCAAGCGCAACTTCAGCAGCGGGACAATCCCAGGGACCCCAGGGCCCAATGGTGAGGATGGTGTGGAGCAGACGGCCATCAAGGTGTCCCTCAAGTGTCCCATCACCTTCCGGAGGATTCAGCTCCCAGCCAGGGGCCACGACTGCAGGCACATACAG TGCTTCGACCTGGAGTCCTACCTGCAGCTCAACTGTGAGAGGGGGACATGGCGGTGTCCTGTCTGCAA taAAACGGCTCTGCTGGAGGGGCTGGAGGTAGACCAGTATATGCTGGGCATCCTGATCTATATCCAGAA CTCAGAGCACGAGGAGATCACCATCGACCCGACCTGCAGCTGGAAACCCGTCCCAGTTAAACCTGACATCCACGTCAAGGAGGAGCCAGAGGGGCCAGTGCTGAAGCGGTGCCGGACTCTCAGTCCCACGCACATGGTGCTGCCCAGCATCATGGAGATGATCGCTGCCCTGGGACCCAGCTCTGCGCCCTTCCCGGCACTGCCGCCAACGCCGGCAGGTGCTGCTGCCGACTATGGTGCGCCAG TCAactgcttttctcctgcagGTTCCAGTTTTCCAGGACCTGGGGGCTTCCCAGAGCCATTCCCTCCTCCCGGCCCCCCGGGCACACCGACACTGAGTGACTTTGCACCCGGACCCCCCCCCATCTCCTACCAGTCCAACATCCCTGGTGGCCTCCTGGCCCCTGAGAAGCCCCCTGGACCCCCTCTCCCCACACAG CTGCCCCCACCGGGGCGGATGGAGCCGTCCCACCCGCCGGTTCAACCAGGACTGCACAACCCTGCTCCAGGcagccagccagcacagccactgCACCACCGGAATGCACCGGCACGGCCCCCCCTAGGCCCCCCCCGCCCAGCACATGCCACCGAcctctccttccccactgcGCCCGGCATGGCCGGGACGGGCGATGGGTCTGAGCCTGCCCTCGAC ctcctgcccgaGCTGACGAACCCTGATGAGCTGCTTTCCTACCTGGGCCCCCCTGACCTCCCTAGCAGCAGCAACGATGACCTCCTCTCCCTCTTCGAGAACAACTGA
- the ZMIZ2 gene encoding zinc finger MIZ domain-containing protein 2 isoform X2 translates to MNPMNPMKPSLPPAPHGDGSFAYEAVPWQPSTNQPAGSLSVVTTVWGVSNTSQSQVFGSPMGPGGSSSSTPLLPGIAGTGSGMSSPPFLPQQPFAEGAPGKGYVQPGVYSRSTYPGGPGFAAGYAGSPGGPGGMGLPSHASRPPTDFTQAAAAAAVAAAAATATATATATVAALQEKQSQELSQYGAMGAGQPFSSQFLPHAGPRGPAGMSPASMAGVMASSGISPVSMSPARAPGASALYGGQRVPQHSYPGPTPSQQLPRQGLKRAYSNEGYPAQQYLQGGQYTAAGAQYAPSAPQPSAPSPSYPGHRLQQGMSQYLSTSGSAGPYYKPADQFNGQNAGFGTYSQAAVNGPGRSMPGYPSSPLAGNPTPPVTPGSGMPPYVSPGQDVKSPFLPDMKPSVTSLHPSPSGPAPGEELRLTFPVRDGVVLEPFRLQHNLAVSNHVFQLRDSVYKTLMMRPDLELQFKCYHHEDRQMNTNWPASVQVSVNATPLTIERGDNKTSHKPLYLKHVCQPGRNTIQITVTACCCSHLFVLQLVHRPSVRSVLQGLIKKRLLPAEHCITKIKRNFSSGTIPGTPGPNGEDGVEQTAIKVSLKCPITFRRIQLPARGHDCRHIQCFDLESYLQLNCERGTWRCPVCNKTALLEGLEVDQYMLGILIYIQNSEHEEITIDPTCSWKPVPVKPDIHVKEEPEGPVLKRCRTLSPTHMVLPSIMEMIAALGPSSAPFPALPPTPAGAAADYGAPGSSFPGPGGFPEPFPPPGPPGTPTLSDFAPGPPPISYQSNIPGGLLAPEKPPGPPLPTQLPPPGRMEPSHPPVQPGLHNPAPGSQPAQPLHHRNAPARPPLGPPRPAHATDLSFPTAPGMAGTGDGSEPALDLLPELTNPDELLSYLGPPDLPSSSNDDLLSLFENN, encoded by the exons ATGAACCCCATGAACCCCATGAAACCCTCCCTGCCGCCCGCACCCCACGG TGATGGTTCATTTGCATATGAGGCTGTTCCTTGGCAACCGAGCACCAATCAGCCGGCGGGATCCCTCTCCGTGGTAACCACCGTCTGGGGTGTCAGCAACACCTCCCAGAGCCAG GTTTTTGGCAGCCCCATGGGTCCCGGGggaagcagctccagcaccccGCTGCTGCCTGGTATAGCTGGCACGGGCTCAGGTATGAGCTCGCCGCCATTCCTGCCACAGCAGCCCTTTGCTGAGGGGGCACCTGGGAAGGGCTACGTGCAGCCGGGCGTCTACAGCCGCAGCACCTACCCTGGCGGGCCGGGTTTCGCTGCCGG CTATGCTGGCAGCCCTGGTGGCCCCGGTGGGATGGGGCTCCCCTCGCATGCCAGCCGGCCCCCCACCGATTTcacccaggcagctgctgctgctgctgtggccgCCGCCGCTGCCACAGCCACGGCCACAGCTACAGCGACGgtggcagcactgcaggagaagcagagccaggagctgaGCCAGTACGGTGCG ATGGGTGCTGGGCAGCCCTTCAGTAGCCAGTTCCTGCCTCATGCCGGACCCCGTGGCCCTGCCGGCATGAGCCCGGCTAGCATGGCAGGTGTCATGGCTTCCTCCGGCATCTCCCCTGTGAGCATGAGCCCCGCACGGGCACCTGGTGCCAGTGCTCTGTATGGAGGGCAGCGGGTACCCCAGCACAGTTACCCTGGTCCCACCCCGAGCCAGCAGCTCCCCCGCCAGGGCCTCAAGCGGGCGTACTCCAACGAG GGGTACCCAGCCCAGCAGTACCTCCAGGGCGGGCAGTACACTGCAGCTGGGGCCCAGTATGCTCCCAGCGCCCCCCAGCCCTCTGCTCCGTCACCCTCCTACCCTGgccacaggctgcagcagggcatgAGCCAGTACCTCTCCACCTCGGGCAGCGCTGGACCCTATTACAAG CCGGCTGACCAGTTCAATGGGCAAAATGCTGGCTTTGGCACCTACAGCCAGGCAGCCGTCAATGGG CCGGGCCGGTCTATGCCGGGGTACCCCAGCTCGCCGCTGGCCGGGAACCCCACACCACCTGTGACACCGGGCAGCGGCATGCCTCCCTATGTGTCCCCCGGTCAGGACGTCAAGTCACCCTTCCTGCCAGACATGAAGCCCAGCGTCACCTCCCTGCACCCGTCCCCCTCGG GGCCGGCGCCCGGCGAGGAGCTGCGGCTGACGTTCCCGGTGCGGGATGGCGTGGTGCTGGAGCCCTTCCGCCTGCAGCACAACCTGGCCGTTAGCAACCATGTCTTCCAGCTGCGCGACTCCGTGTACAAGACCCTCATGATGAG GCCTGACCTGGAACTGCAGTTCAAGTGCTACCACCATGAGGACCGGCAGATGAACACCAACTGGCCAGCCTCTGTGCAAGTGAGCGTCAACGCCACGCCACTCACCATTGAGCGCGGCGACAACAAGACCTCCCACAAACCACTCTACCTGAAGCACGTCTGCCAGCCCGGCAGGAACACCATCCAGATCACtgtcactgcctgctgctgc TCCCACCTCTTTGTCCTGCAGCTGGTGCACCGGCCCTCGGTGCGCTCAGTGCTGCAGGGTCTCATCAAGAAGCGtctgctccctgctgagcaCTGCATCACCAAAA TCAAGCGCAACTTCAGCAGCGGGACAATCCCAGGGACCCCAGGGCCCAATGGTGAGGATGGTGTGGAGCAGACGGCCATCAAGGTGTCCCTCAAGTGTCCCATCACCTTCCGGAGGATTCAGCTCCCAGCCAGGGGCCACGACTGCAGGCACATACAG TGCTTCGACCTGGAGTCCTACCTGCAGCTCAACTGTGAGAGGGGGACATGGCGGTGTCCTGTCTGCAA taAAACGGCTCTGCTGGAGGGGCTGGAGGTAGACCAGTATATGCTGGGCATCCTGATCTATATCCAGAA CTCAGAGCACGAGGAGATCACCATCGACCCGACCTGCAGCTGGAAACCCGTCCCAGTTAAACCTGACATCCACGTCAAGGAGGAGCCAGAGGGGCCAGTGCTGAAGCGGTGCCGGACTCTCAGTCCCACGCACATGGTGCTGCCCAGCATCATGGAGATGATCGCTGCCCTGGGACCCAGCTCTGCGCCCTTCCCGGCACTGCCGCCAACGCCGGCAGGTGCTGCTGCCGACTATGGTGCGCCAG GTTCCAGTTTTCCAGGACCTGGGGGCTTCCCAGAGCCATTCCCTCCTCCCGGCCCCCCGGGCACACCGACACTGAGTGACTTTGCACCCGGACCCCCCCCCATCTCCTACCAGTCCAACATCCCTGGTGGCCTCCTGGCCCCTGAGAAGCCCCCTGGACCCCCTCTCCCCACACAG CTGCCCCCACCGGGGCGGATGGAGCCGTCCCACCCGCCGGTTCAACCAGGACTGCACAACCCTGCTCCAGGcagccagccagcacagccactgCACCACCGGAATGCACCGGCACGGCCCCCCCTAGGCCCCCCCCGCCCAGCACATGCCACCGAcctctccttccccactgcGCCCGGCATGGCCGGGACGGGCGATGGGTCTGAGCCTGCCCTCGAC ctcctgcccgaGCTGACGAACCCTGATGAGCTGCTTTCCTACCTGGGCCCCCCTGACCTCCCTAGCAGCAGCAACGATGACCTCCTCTCCCTCTTCGAGAACAACTGA
- the ZMIZ2 gene encoding zinc finger MIZ domain-containing protein 2 isoform X3: MNPMNPMKPSLPPAPHGDGSFAYEAVPWQPSTNQPAGSLSVVTTVWGVSNTSQSQVFGSPMGPGGSSSSTPLLPGIAGTGSGMSSPPFLPQQPFAEGAPGKGYVQPGVYSRSTYPGGPGFAAGYAGSPGGPGGMGLPSHASRPPTDFTQAAAAAAVAAAAATATATATATVAALQEKQSQELSQYGAMGAGQPFSSQFLPHAGPRGPAGMSPASMAGVMASSGISPVSMSPARAPGASALYGGQRVPQHSYPGPTPSQQLPRQGLKRAYSNEGYPAQQYLQGGQYTAAGAQYAPSAPQPSAPSPSYPGHRLQQGMSQYLSTSGSAGPYYKPADQFNGQNAGFGTYSQAAVNGPGRSMPGYPSSPLAGNPTPPVTPGSGMPPYVSPGQDVKSPFLPDMKPSVTSLHPSPSGPAPGEELRLTFPVRDGVVLEPFRLQHNLAVSNHVFQLRDSVYKTLMMRPDLELQFKCYHHEDRQMNTNWPASVQVSVNATPLTIERGDNKTSHKPLYLKHVCQPGRNTIQITVTACCCSHLFVLQLVHRPSVRSVLQGLIKKRLLPAEHCITKIKRNFSSGTIPGTPGPNGEDGVEQTAIKVSLKCPITFRRIQLPARGHDCRHIQCFDLESYLQLNCERGTWRCPVCNKTALLEGLEVDQYMLGILIYIQNSEHEEITIDPTCSWKPVPVKPDIHVKEEPEGPVLKRCRTLSPTHMVLPSIMEMIAALGPSSAPFPALPPTPAGAAADYGSSFPGPGGFPEPFPPPGPPGTPTLSDFAPGPPPISYQSNIPGGLLAPEKPPGPPLPTQLPPPGRMEPSHPPVQPGLHNPAPGSQPAQPLHHRNAPARPPLGPPRPAHATDLSFPTAPGMAGTGDGSEPALDLLPELTNPDELLSYLGPPDLPSSSNDDLLSLFENN, from the exons ATGAACCCCATGAACCCCATGAAACCCTCCCTGCCGCCCGCACCCCACGG TGATGGTTCATTTGCATATGAGGCTGTTCCTTGGCAACCGAGCACCAATCAGCCGGCGGGATCCCTCTCCGTGGTAACCACCGTCTGGGGTGTCAGCAACACCTCCCAGAGCCAG GTTTTTGGCAGCCCCATGGGTCCCGGGggaagcagctccagcaccccGCTGCTGCCTGGTATAGCTGGCACGGGCTCAGGTATGAGCTCGCCGCCATTCCTGCCACAGCAGCCCTTTGCTGAGGGGGCACCTGGGAAGGGCTACGTGCAGCCGGGCGTCTACAGCCGCAGCACCTACCCTGGCGGGCCGGGTTTCGCTGCCGG CTATGCTGGCAGCCCTGGTGGCCCCGGTGGGATGGGGCTCCCCTCGCATGCCAGCCGGCCCCCCACCGATTTcacccaggcagctgctgctgctgctgtggccgCCGCCGCTGCCACAGCCACGGCCACAGCTACAGCGACGgtggcagcactgcaggagaagcagagccaggagctgaGCCAGTACGGTGCG ATGGGTGCTGGGCAGCCCTTCAGTAGCCAGTTCCTGCCTCATGCCGGACCCCGTGGCCCTGCCGGCATGAGCCCGGCTAGCATGGCAGGTGTCATGGCTTCCTCCGGCATCTCCCCTGTGAGCATGAGCCCCGCACGGGCACCTGGTGCCAGTGCTCTGTATGGAGGGCAGCGGGTACCCCAGCACAGTTACCCTGGTCCCACCCCGAGCCAGCAGCTCCCCCGCCAGGGCCTCAAGCGGGCGTACTCCAACGAG GGGTACCCAGCCCAGCAGTACCTCCAGGGCGGGCAGTACACTGCAGCTGGGGCCCAGTATGCTCCCAGCGCCCCCCAGCCCTCTGCTCCGTCACCCTCCTACCCTGgccacaggctgcagcagggcatgAGCCAGTACCTCTCCACCTCGGGCAGCGCTGGACCCTATTACAAG CCGGCTGACCAGTTCAATGGGCAAAATGCTGGCTTTGGCACCTACAGCCAGGCAGCCGTCAATGGG CCGGGCCGGTCTATGCCGGGGTACCCCAGCTCGCCGCTGGCCGGGAACCCCACACCACCTGTGACACCGGGCAGCGGCATGCCTCCCTATGTGTCCCCCGGTCAGGACGTCAAGTCACCCTTCCTGCCAGACATGAAGCCCAGCGTCACCTCCCTGCACCCGTCCCCCTCGG GGCCGGCGCCCGGCGAGGAGCTGCGGCTGACGTTCCCGGTGCGGGATGGCGTGGTGCTGGAGCCCTTCCGCCTGCAGCACAACCTGGCCGTTAGCAACCATGTCTTCCAGCTGCGCGACTCCGTGTACAAGACCCTCATGATGAG GCCTGACCTGGAACTGCAGTTCAAGTGCTACCACCATGAGGACCGGCAGATGAACACCAACTGGCCAGCCTCTGTGCAAGTGAGCGTCAACGCCACGCCACTCACCATTGAGCGCGGCGACAACAAGACCTCCCACAAACCACTCTACCTGAAGCACGTCTGCCAGCCCGGCAGGAACACCATCCAGATCACtgtcactgcctgctgctgc TCCCACCTCTTTGTCCTGCAGCTGGTGCACCGGCCCTCGGTGCGCTCAGTGCTGCAGGGTCTCATCAAGAAGCGtctgctccctgctgagcaCTGCATCACCAAAA TCAAGCGCAACTTCAGCAGCGGGACAATCCCAGGGACCCCAGGGCCCAATGGTGAGGATGGTGTGGAGCAGACGGCCATCAAGGTGTCCCTCAAGTGTCCCATCACCTTCCGGAGGATTCAGCTCCCAGCCAGGGGCCACGACTGCAGGCACATACAG TGCTTCGACCTGGAGTCCTACCTGCAGCTCAACTGTGAGAGGGGGACATGGCGGTGTCCTGTCTGCAA taAAACGGCTCTGCTGGAGGGGCTGGAGGTAGACCAGTATATGCTGGGCATCCTGATCTATATCCAGAA CTCAGAGCACGAGGAGATCACCATCGACCCGACCTGCAGCTGGAAACCCGTCCCAGTTAAACCTGACATCCACGTCAAGGAGGAGCCAGAGGGGCCAGTGCTGAAGCGGTGCCGGACTCTCAGTCCCACGCACATGGTGCTGCCCAGCATCATGGAGATGATCGCTGCCCTGGGACCCAGCTCTGCGCCCTTCCCGGCACTGCCGCCAACGCCGGCAGGTGCTGCTGCCGACTATG GTTCCAGTTTTCCAGGACCTGGGGGCTTCCCAGAGCCATTCCCTCCTCCCGGCCCCCCGGGCACACCGACACTGAGTGACTTTGCACCCGGACCCCCCCCCATCTCCTACCAGTCCAACATCCCTGGTGGCCTCCTGGCCCCTGAGAAGCCCCCTGGACCCCCTCTCCCCACACAG CTGCCCCCACCGGGGCGGATGGAGCCGTCCCACCCGCCGGTTCAACCAGGACTGCACAACCCTGCTCCAGGcagccagccagcacagccactgCACCACCGGAATGCACCGGCACGGCCCCCCCTAGGCCCCCCCCGCCCAGCACATGCCACCGAcctctccttccccactgcGCCCGGCATGGCCGGGACGGGCGATGGGTCTGAGCCTGCCCTCGAC ctcctgcccgaGCTGACGAACCCTGATGAGCTGCTTTCCTACCTGGGCCCCCCTGACCTCCCTAGCAGCAGCAACGATGACCTCCTCTCCCTCTTCGAGAACAACTGA
- the ZMIZ2 gene encoding zinc finger MIZ domain-containing protein 2 isoform X1 produces MNPMNPMKPSLPPAPHGDGSFAYEAVPWQPSTNQPAGSLSVVTTVWGVSNTSQSQVFGSPMGPGGSSSSTPLLPGIAGTGSGMSSPPFLPQQPFAEGAPGKGYVQPGVYSRSTYPGGPGFAAGYAGSPGGPGGMGLPSHASRPPTDFTQAAAAAAVAAAAATATATATATVAALQEKQSQELSQYGAMGAGQPFSSQFLPHAGPRGPAGMSPASMAGVMASSGISPVSMSPARAPGASALYGGQRVPQHSYPGPTPSQQLPRQGLKRAYSNEGYPAQQYLQGGQYTAAGAQYAPSAPQPSAPSPSYPGHRLQQGMSQYLSTSGSAGPYYKPADQFNGQNAGFGTYSQAAVNGPGRSMPGYPSSPLAGNPTPPVTPGSGMPPYVSPGQDVKSPFLPDMKPSVTSLHPSPSGPAPGEELRLTFPVRDGVVLEPFRLQHNLAVSNHVFQLRDSVYKTLMMRPDLELQFKCYHHEDRQMNTNWPASVQVSVNATPLTIERGDNKTSHKPLYLKHVCQPGRNTIQITVTACCCSHLFVLQLVHRPSVRSVLQGLIKKRLLPAEHCITKIKRNFSSGTIPGTPGPNGEDGVEQTAIKVSLKCPITFRRIQLPARGHDCRHIQCFDLESYLQLNCERGTWRCPVCNKTALLEGLEVDQYMLGILIYIQNSEHEEITIDPTCSWKPVPVKPDIHVKEEPEGPVLKRCRTLSPTHMVLPSIMEMIAALGPSSAPFPALPPTPAGAAADYGAPVNCFSPAGSSFPGPGGFPEPFPPPGPPGTPTLSDFAPGPPPISYQSNIPGGLLAPEKPPGPPLPTQLPPPGRMEPSHPPVQPGLHNPAPGSQPAQPLHHRNAPARPPLGPPRPAHATDLSFPTAPGMAGTGDGSEPALDLLPELTNPDELLSYLGPPDLPSSSNDDLLSLFENN; encoded by the exons ATGAACCCCATGAACCCCATGAAACCCTCCCTGCCGCCCGCACCCCACGG TGATGGTTCATTTGCATATGAGGCTGTTCCTTGGCAACCGAGCACCAATCAGCCGGCGGGATCCCTCTCCGTGGTAACCACCGTCTGGGGTGTCAGCAACACCTCCCAGAGCCAG GTTTTTGGCAGCCCCATGGGTCCCGGGggaagcagctccagcaccccGCTGCTGCCTGGTATAGCTGGCACGGGCTCAGGTATGAGCTCGCCGCCATTCCTGCCACAGCAGCCCTTTGCTGAGGGGGCACCTGGGAAGGGCTACGTGCAGCCGGGCGTCTACAGCCGCAGCACCTACCCTGGCGGGCCGGGTTTCGCTGCCGG CTATGCTGGCAGCCCTGGTGGCCCCGGTGGGATGGGGCTCCCCTCGCATGCCAGCCGGCCCCCCACCGATTTcacccaggcagctgctgctgctgctgtggccgCCGCCGCTGCCACAGCCACGGCCACAGCTACAGCGACGgtggcagcactgcaggagaagcagagccaggagctgaGCCAGTACGGTGCG ATGGGTGCTGGGCAGCCCTTCAGTAGCCAGTTCCTGCCTCATGCCGGACCCCGTGGCCCTGCCGGCATGAGCCCGGCTAGCATGGCAGGTGTCATGGCTTCCTCCGGCATCTCCCCTGTGAGCATGAGCCCCGCACGGGCACCTGGTGCCAGTGCTCTGTATGGAGGGCAGCGGGTACCCCAGCACAGTTACCCTGGTCCCACCCCGAGCCAGCAGCTCCCCCGCCAGGGCCTCAAGCGGGCGTACTCCAACGAG GGGTACCCAGCCCAGCAGTACCTCCAGGGCGGGCAGTACACTGCAGCTGGGGCCCAGTATGCTCCCAGCGCCCCCCAGCCCTCTGCTCCGTCACCCTCCTACCCTGgccacaggctgcagcagggcatgAGCCAGTACCTCTCCACCTCGGGCAGCGCTGGACCCTATTACAAG CCGGCTGACCAGTTCAATGGGCAAAATGCTGGCTTTGGCACCTACAGCCAGGCAGCCGTCAATGGG CCGGGCCGGTCTATGCCGGGGTACCCCAGCTCGCCGCTGGCCGGGAACCCCACACCACCTGTGACACCGGGCAGCGGCATGCCTCCCTATGTGTCCCCCGGTCAGGACGTCAAGTCACCCTTCCTGCCAGACATGAAGCCCAGCGTCACCTCCCTGCACCCGTCCCCCTCGG GGCCGGCGCCCGGCGAGGAGCTGCGGCTGACGTTCCCGGTGCGGGATGGCGTGGTGCTGGAGCCCTTCCGCCTGCAGCACAACCTGGCCGTTAGCAACCATGTCTTCCAGCTGCGCGACTCCGTGTACAAGACCCTCATGATGAG GCCTGACCTGGAACTGCAGTTCAAGTGCTACCACCATGAGGACCGGCAGATGAACACCAACTGGCCAGCCTCTGTGCAAGTGAGCGTCAACGCCACGCCACTCACCATTGAGCGCGGCGACAACAAGACCTCCCACAAACCACTCTACCTGAAGCACGTCTGCCAGCCCGGCAGGAACACCATCCAGATCACtgtcactgcctgctgctgc TCCCACCTCTTTGTCCTGCAGCTGGTGCACCGGCCCTCGGTGCGCTCAGTGCTGCAGGGTCTCATCAAGAAGCGtctgctccctgctgagcaCTGCATCACCAAAA TCAAGCGCAACTTCAGCAGCGGGACAATCCCAGGGACCCCAGGGCCCAATGGTGAGGATGGTGTGGAGCAGACGGCCATCAAGGTGTCCCTCAAGTGTCCCATCACCTTCCGGAGGATTCAGCTCCCAGCCAGGGGCCACGACTGCAGGCACATACAG TGCTTCGACCTGGAGTCCTACCTGCAGCTCAACTGTGAGAGGGGGACATGGCGGTGTCCTGTCTGCAA taAAACGGCTCTGCTGGAGGGGCTGGAGGTAGACCAGTATATGCTGGGCATCCTGATCTATATCCAGAA CTCAGAGCACGAGGAGATCACCATCGACCCGACCTGCAGCTGGAAACCCGTCCCAGTTAAACCTGACATCCACGTCAAGGAGGAGCCAGAGGGGCCAGTGCTGAAGCGGTGCCGGACTCTCAGTCCCACGCACATGGTGCTGCCCAGCATCATGGAGATGATCGCTGCCCTGGGACCCAGCTCTGCGCCCTTCCCGGCACTGCCGCCAACGCCGGCAGGTGCTGCTGCCGACTATGGTGCGCCAG TCAactgcttttctcctgcagGTTCCAGTTTTCCAGGACCTGGGGGCTTCCCAGAGCCATTCCCTCCTCCCGGCCCCCCGGGCACACCGACACTGAGTGACTTTGCACCCGGACCCCCCCCCATCTCCTACCAGTCCAACATCCCTGGTGGCCTCCTGGCCCCTGAGAAGCCCCCTGGACCCCCTCTCCCCACACAG CTGCCCCCACCGGGGCGGATGGAGCCGTCCCACCCGCCGGTTCAACCAGGACTGCACAACCCTGCTCCAGGcagccagccagcacagccactgCACCACCGGAATGCACCGGCACGGCCCCCCCTAGGCCCCCCCCGCCCAGCACATGCCACCGAcctctccttccccactgcGCCCGGCATGGCCGGGACGGGCGATGGGTCTGAGCCTGCCCTCGAC ctcctgcccgaGCTGACGAACCCTGATGAGCTGCTTTCCTACCTGGGCCCCCCTGACCTCCCTAGCAGCAGCAACGATGACCTCCTCTCCCTCTTCGAGAACAACTGA